In one Nostoc sp. KVJ3 genomic region, the following are encoded:
- a CDS encoding ribulose bisphosphate carboxylase small subunit, translating to MGYYIAPRFLDKLAVHITKNFLKLPGVRVPVILGIHGRKGEGKTFQCQLVFEKMGIEVTHVSGGELESPDAGDPARLIRLRYRETAELIKVRGKMCVLMINDLDAGAGRFDEGTQYTVNTQLVNATLMNIADNPTDVQLPGSYDSTPLHRVPIIVTGNDFSTLYAPLIRDGRMEKFYWEPDRDDKVGIVKGIFEADGLSHKEVEQLVHTFINQSIDFFSALRSRIYDEQIRNYIHKVGFEQVSLSVVNSLEGPPEFKKPDFRLSHLIESGNFLVGEQKRVENSHLVDDYNRLNRGRNSQSAPTATPINQPSSNGATQEAKTNGFQKQEASSSHLTLNTQAQIRQLLSQGYKISIEHVDERRFRTGSWQTCVHSHIDAESDAISNLEATLAEYSGEYVRLVGIDPKAKRRVVETIIQRPDGKN from the coding sequence ATGGGTTACTACATCGCTCCTCGTTTTCTGGACAAACTGGCTGTCCACATCACTAAAAATTTCTTGAAACTTCCTGGCGTGCGAGTCCCCGTGATTTTAGGTATTCACGGACGCAAAGGAGAAGGTAAAACATTTCAATGTCAATTAGTCTTCGAGAAAATGGGTATCGAAGTGACTCATGTCTCTGGCGGCGAATTGGAAAGTCCTGATGCGGGAGATCCAGCCCGGTTGATTCGGTTGCGCTATCGGGAGACAGCAGAACTCATCAAGGTACGTGGCAAAATGTGCGTACTGATGATTAACGATTTAGATGCGGGTGCTGGACGCTTTGATGAAGGCACTCAATATACTGTAAATACGCAGTTGGTGAATGCCACGCTGATGAATATTGCTGATAATCCCACAGATGTGCAGTTGCCTGGAAGCTATGATTCTACGCCTTTACATCGTGTGCCGATTATTGTTACAGGTAATGATTTTTCCACCCTTTATGCACCATTAATTCGGGATGGACGGATGGAGAAATTCTACTGGGAACCAGACAGAGATGACAAAGTGGGAATTGTCAAGGGGATTTTTGAAGCAGATGGACTGTCACACAAGGAAGTTGAGCAGCTAGTTCATACTTTTATCAATCAGTCCATTGACTTTTTTAGCGCTTTGCGATCGCGCATTTATGACGAACAAATCCGCAACTACATCCATAAAGTAGGCTTTGAGCAGGTATCGTTGAGTGTGGTTAACAGCCTTGAAGGGCCACCAGAATTTAAAAAGCCAGATTTCAGGTTGTCTCACTTAATCGAGTCTGGTAACTTCCTTGTTGGTGAACAAAAACGGGTGGAAAATTCCCATTTAGTTGATGATTACAATCGCCTCAATCGGGGTAGAAATTCTCAATCTGCACCTACTGCGACACCAATTAATCAGCCGTCAAGCAATGGTGCAACTCAAGAAGCAAAAACTAATGGATTTCAGAAACAGGAAGCATCGAGTAGCCATTTGACCTTAAATACACAAGCTCAAATTAGGCAATTATTGTCTCAAGGTTACAAAATTAGCATTGAACACGTCGATGAGCGCCGCTTTCGCACGGGTTCTTGGCAAACTTGTGTTCATAGCCACATTGATGCCGAGTCTGATGCAATATCAAATTTGGAAGCAACTCTGGCAGAATATAGCGGTGAGTATGTGCGCTTAGTAGGTATAGATCCAAAGGCCAAGCGGCGGGTAGTGGAGACAATTATTCAGCGTCCAGATGGGAAAAATTAG
- a CDS encoding AAA family ATPase — translation MLESFQIHNFRLFHHLEVKRLGNVNLIVGRNNAGKSTFLEAIEIYAGNASPMSLLELVDSRQESWFSEAQPHTQTFLGNPIRHLFFGHKLPDIGEEGIILGEVYSSAKIHIGVAAYRIQSDDEGSTKRIRITDKQLHEDLSDIEVVLVAEENERVRRLFRLNRDFRDMKLTSRVAYERLDTEFKYTWQFVSTENMPNRKLAALWDLTSLTNLESEVISALKLIEPKVSGVAFVEDISKGRGGNNRVQGVDNRIPLVKIEGIDEPLPLKSMGDGMTRLLHIIVALVNARDGILLIDEFENGLHWTVQPKVWDIVFNLSKRLNVQVFATTHSRDCVNGFDSVWNKYPSLGAFFRLEAKDNLIKVTEYNSETLTDSLETDVEIR, via the coding sequence ATGCTAGAGTCTTTCCAAATACATAATTTCAGACTTTTTCATCATCTTGAGGTTAAAAGATTAGGTAATGTTAACCTCATTGTGGGCAGGAATAATGCTGGTAAAAGTACATTTCTCGAAGCAATAGAAATTTATGCCGGCAACGCCTCCCCTATGAGTCTCCTTGAGCTTGTAGATTCAAGACAAGAATCTTGGTTTAGTGAGGCACAACCACATACCCAAACTTTTCTTGGTAATCCCATACGTCATCTCTTTTTTGGTCATAAATTACCCGATATAGGAGAAGAAGGGATCATTTTAGGAGAAGTTTACTCAAGCGCAAAGATTCATATTGGTGTTGCTGCATATCGGATTCAATCTGATGACGAAGGAAGCACGAAAAGAATCCGCATCACTGATAAGCAGTTGCATGAGGATTTATCAGATATTGAAGTTGTTCTCGTAGCAGAAGAAAATGAAAGAGTTCGGAGACTCTTCAGATTAAATCGTGATTTTAGAGATATGAAATTGACATCTAGAGTTGCGTACGAACGGCTAGATACTGAATTTAAATACACATGGCAATTTGTTTCGACGGAAAATATGCCTAATCGTAAATTAGCCGCTCTTTGGGATTTGACAAGTCTAACTAATTTGGAATCAGAGGTTATTTCTGCCCTTAAACTTATTGAACCTAAAGTATCTGGAGTTGCTTTTGTAGAAGATATTAGCAAAGGACGCGGAGGCAATAATCGTGTTCAAGGAGTCGATAATCGTATTCCATTAGTAAAAATTGAAGGTATAGATGAGCCATTACCTCTAAAAAGTATGGGTGATGGGATGACTCGTTTATTACATATAATTGTAGCTCTCGTAAATGCTCGAGATGGCATCCTTTTAATCGATGAATTTGAAAATGGATTGCATTGGACGGTACAGCCTAAAGTTTGGGATATAGTTTTTAATTTATCAAAAAGGTTGAATGTTCAAGTATTTGCAACAACACATAGTCGAGATTGTGTAAATGGTTTTGACAGTGTATGGAATAAGTATCCTTCGCTTGGTGCTTTCTTCAGACTTGAAGCTAAAGATAATCTTATTAAGGTAACAGAGTACAATTCCGAGACGCTTACTGATTCTCTTGAAACGGACGTAGAAATACGCTGA
- the ctpA gene encoding carboxyl-terminal processing protease CtpA: MGFMNKQVFRVGFSLLMVFWLAFGTLTQPAVALTGEQRLVSEVWRIVNRNYLDETFNHQNWAAVRQKVLEKPLSDSNASYAAIGKMLKSLDDPFTRFLDPEQYRSLQVNTSGELTGVGLQIALNPETGKLEVVAPIAGSPADKAGIRPRDRILKIEGVPTKNLTLDEAATKMRGPSGSLVTLLIERDGEAETEIRLTRDRIALNPVVSELRVSTAGTAIGYLRLTQFNANASTELAHAISSLEKKGAAAYILDLRNNPGGLLQSGIEIARQWLDSGTIVYTVNRQGIQGSFEAFGPALTNDPLVILVNQGTASASEILAGALQDNGRAQLVGETTFGKGLIQSLFELSDGSGLAVTIAKYETPQHRDINKLGIKPDKVISQDPINREQIGTEVDLQYQAAVELLQKESVVAGKV; this comes from the coding sequence ATGGGGTTCATGAACAAACAAGTATTTCGGGTTGGATTTTCGTTGTTAATGGTGTTTTGGTTGGCGTTTGGTACGCTCACCCAGCCAGCGGTGGCTTTGACTGGGGAACAAAGGCTGGTTTCCGAAGTCTGGCGAATTGTTAATCGTAATTATCTAGATGAGACTTTTAATCATCAGAACTGGGCGGCTGTGCGGCAAAAGGTTTTAGAGAAACCTCTGTCAGACTCAAATGCCAGTTATGCGGCAATTGGGAAGATGCTCAAGAGCCTTGATGACCCTTTTACCCGCTTTTTAGACCCGGAACAGTACCGTAGCTTACAGGTCAATACTTCTGGGGAACTGACTGGGGTAGGATTGCAAATTGCCTTGAATCCTGAGACTGGGAAGTTGGAAGTAGTGGCTCCCATAGCAGGTTCACCGGCAGATAAAGCGGGGATTAGACCACGCGATCGCATTCTTAAAATTGAAGGCGTTCCCACAAAAAATCTTACCCTAGATGAAGCTGCAACTAAAATGCGCGGCCCAAGTGGCAGCCTTGTTACTCTCCTTATTGAACGGGACGGAGAGGCAGAAACAGAAATTAGACTAACACGCGATCGCATTGCTCTTAACCCTGTGGTTTCAGAATTGCGTGTTTCCACTGCGGGTACGGCTATTGGCTACCTACGCCTGACTCAATTTAATGCCAACGCCTCAACGGAATTAGCACACGCTATTTCTAGTCTAGAAAAAAAAGGCGCTGCTGCCTACATTCTAGATTTACGAAATAATCCTGGGGGGTTATTGCAATCAGGAATTGAAATCGCCCGGCAGTGGCTAGATTCTGGTACTATCGTCTACACTGTGAATCGACAAGGGATTCAGGGCAGTTTTGAAGCCTTTGGGCCAGCCCTGACAAACGATCCTCTAGTGATTTTGGTGAATCAAGGAACTGCCAGTGCTAGCGAAATTCTCGCCGGCGCACTCCAAGATAACGGTCGGGCCCAGTTAGTAGGCGAAACCACCTTTGGTAAGGGTCTAATTCAGTCTTTATTTGAATTATCAGATGGTTCGGGCTTGGCGGTTACAATTGCTAAGTATGAAACTCCTCAACACCGGGATATTAACAAATTAGGTATTAAGCCAGATAAAGTGATTTCCCAAGACCCAATTAACCGCGAACAGATTGGTACTGAAGTGGATTTGCAATATCAAGCAGCAGTGGAACTTTTGCAGAAAGAATCGGTTGTGGCGGGAAAGGTGTAA
- a CDS encoding diheme cytochrome c, with translation MSIFVKRKTRDAYGGLRQRQALQQSAEREFKRQFFGLLLVIVTWSLAMGWLLALATNAQSTTPPAEIGTVDVVPAQYQLGQELYLENCSTCHIALPPSVLPTQTWKNLLQDSQHYGAQLNPLVDPPRILVWKYLLTFSRVQLDDEETPYRVNNSRYFKALHPRVKLPRPVQIGSCVSCHPSASDYNFRRLTAEWK, from the coding sequence ATGTCAATTTTTGTTAAGCGCAAAACCCGCGATGCCTACGGCGGGCTACGCCAACGCCAAGCGTTACAGCAAAGCGCCGAACGTGAATTCAAACGCCAATTTTTCGGTTTACTTCTAGTAATTGTAACGTGGAGCCTAGCGATGGGTTGGCTTCTAGCCTTGGCAACTAACGCTCAAAGTACTACTCCCCCTGCTGAAATTGGGACTGTTGACGTAGTACCTGCACAGTACCAACTAGGGCAAGAACTGTATTTGGAAAACTGCTCTACCTGTCATATTGCCTTACCACCATCTGTTTTACCCACCCAAACTTGGAAAAATCTCCTACAAGACTCGCAGCACTACGGCGCACAATTAAACCCTTTAGTCGATCCACCGCGAATCTTGGTATGGAAATATCTTTTGACTTTCTCCCGTGTTCAGTTAGACGATGAAGAAACACCTTATCGCGTCAACAACTCGCGCTATTTCAAAGCTTTGCATCCAAGAGTGAAATTACCACGTCCCGTCCAAATTGGCAGTTGTGTTAGCTGTCATCCCAGTGCTAGCGATTACAATTTCCGCCGCCTGACAGCAGAATGGAAGTGA
- the petD gene encoding cytochrome b6-f complex subunit IV produces MATHKKPDLSDPQLRAKLAKGMGHNYYGEPAWPNDLLYVFPIVIMGSFAAIVALAVLDPAMTGEPANPFATPLEILPEWYLYPVFQILRSLPNKLLGVLAMGSVPVGLILVPFIENVNKFQNPFRRPVATTVFLFGTLVTVWLGIGAALPLDKSLTLGLF; encoded by the coding sequence ATGGCAACACACAAAAAACCTGACCTGAGCGATCCTCAGTTAAGAGCCAAACTCGCTAAAGGCATGGGTCACAATTACTATGGTGAACCCGCTTGGCCTAATGACCTACTTTACGTCTTTCCAATCGTGATTATGGGTTCCTTCGCGGCAATTGTGGCTCTAGCTGTGCTAGATCCCGCCATGACCGGTGAACCAGCAAATCCTTTTGCCACACCATTGGAAATTTTGCCAGAGTGGTACTTATATCCAGTCTTCCAAATTTTGCGATCGCTTCCTAACAAACTTTTAGGAGTGTTAGCAATGGGTTCCGTACCAGTAGGACTAATTCTCGTTCCCTTCATTGAGAACGTCAACAAGTTCCAAAACCCCTTCCGTCGTCCAGTTGCAACCACAGTCTTCCTCTTTGGTACTCTTGTCACCGTGTGGCTGGGTATTGGTGCTGCCTTGCCATTGGATAAATCTTTAACCTTGGGACTATTCTAA
- a CDS encoding SDR family oxidoreductase gives MTSLQNQIILITGASSGIGTASARIFADAGAKLILAARRLERLQELADNLNKEFGTEIHLLQLDVRDRSAVESAISTLPSTWSDIDILINNAGLSRGLDKLHEAKFQDWEDMIDTNVKGLLYVSRYVVPGMVSRDRGHVVNLGSIAGHQTYPGGNVYCATKAAVRAISEGLKQDLLGTRVRVTSVDPGMVETEFSEVRFHGNTERAKTVYQGVTPLTADDVADVIFFCVTRSPHVNINEVVLMPVDQASATLVNRRTE, from the coding sequence ATGACTTCCCTACAAAATCAAATCATTTTAATTACTGGTGCAAGTAGTGGTATTGGTACTGCTTCTGCAAGAATCTTCGCTGATGCGGGTGCAAAACTGATTTTAGCGGCACGACGGCTGGAACGTTTACAGGAACTAGCAGATAATCTCAATAAAGAGTTTGGTACTGAAATTCATTTATTACAGCTAGATGTACGCGATCGCAGCGCTGTGGAATCTGCTATTTCTACTCTACCGTCTACCTGGTCTGACATCGACATTCTCATTAACAATGCTGGTCTAAGTCGTGGTTTAGATAAATTGCACGAAGCTAAATTTCAAGACTGGGAAGACATGATTGATACTAACGTTAAGGGTTTACTTTACGTTTCCCGTTATGTCGTTCCCGGAATGGTGAGTCGCGATCGCGGTCATGTGGTAAATTTAGGTTCCATTGCCGGACATCAAACTTATCCCGGTGGCAATGTCTACTGTGCTACCAAAGCGGCTGTGAGAGCAATTTCTGAAGGTTTAAAACAAGACTTGTTGGGAACGCGAGTCCGTGTAACTTCTGTTGATCCTGGAATGGTGGAAACAGAATTTAGCGAGGTGCGGTTTCACGGAAATACTGAACGAGCTAAAACAGTCTACCAGGGAGTTACACCCCTGACAGCAGATGATGTGGCTGATGTGATATTTTTCTGTGTGACGCGATCGCCCCATGTCAATATTAATGAAGTTGTGCTGATGCCAGTTGACCAAGCTAGCGCTACTTTAGTTAATCGGCGAACAGAGTAA
- a CDS encoding DUF3226 domain-containing protein, with the protein MLKGYDDCHVVMALCAAHQVPETFGIYECSGDTKVLKRLNALIVRPEHPQVIGVMLDADTSIEGRWASIKGKLSHYSYKLPDIPDIYGTIVESVPDKPKLGFWLMPNNQSSGKLEDFCAKLAEPTALAFARECIAEAQANNLTTFKPLDISKAVIHTYLAWQDEPGRPMGQAITKQALRPDTDIARRFTTWLIRLFT; encoded by the coding sequence TTGTTGAAGGGATATGATGATTGCCATGTCGTAATGGCTTTGTGTGCTGCTCACCAAGTTCCTGAAACTTTTGGAATATATGAGTGTAGTGGAGATACAAAAGTTTTAAAACGTCTGAATGCTTTGATTGTACGTCCTGAACATCCTCAAGTGATAGGAGTAATGCTTGATGCTGATACTTCTATCGAAGGCAGATGGGCAAGTATCAAAGGTAAATTAAGTCACTATAGCTATAAATTACCAGATATCCCTGATATTTATGGAACGATAGTTGAGAGTGTTCCAGATAAACCTAAACTTGGATTTTGGCTGATGCCAAATAATCAAAGTTCTGGGAAGTTGGAAGATTTCTGTGCAAAACTGGCAGAACCAACAGCTTTAGCATTTGCAAGAGAATGTATTGCAGAAGCACAAGCAAATAACTTAACAACTTTCAAACCATTAGATATTAGTAAAGCAGTTATTCACACATATCTTGCTTGGCAAGATGAACCTGGTCGTCCTATGGGGCAAGCGATTACTAAGCAAGCTTTACGCCCAGATACAGATATCGCTAGAAGGTTTACCACTTGGTTAATACGTCTTTTTACGTAA
- the secA gene encoding preprotein translocase subunit SecA, translating into MLKFLLGDPNARKLKKYQPSVTEINLLEEEIKVLSDDELKGKTVEFKQRLAKGEILDNLLPEAYAVIREAGRRVLGLRHFDVQLLGGIILHIGQIAEMKTGEGKTLVATLPSYLNGLTGKGVHVVTVNDYLARRDAEWMGQVHRFLGLSVGLIQSSMTPSERQKNYDCDITYVTNSEVGFDYLRDNMATSMADVVQRPFNYCVIDEVDSILVDEARTPLIISGQVERPTEKYLQAAEIAFTLKKDEHYDVDEKARNVLLTDEGFAEAENLLGVTDLFDPEDPWAHFVFNAIKAKELFLKDVNYIVRNGEVVIVDEFTGRVLPGRRWSDGLHQAIEAKEHEEIQPETQTLATITYQNLFLLYPKLGGMTGTAKTEEPEFEKIYKLEVAVIPTNQTRRREDLSDMVFKTEAGKWGAIAKECAEMHQLGRPVLVGTTSVEKSELLSRLLKQLEIPHELLNARPENVEREAEIVAQAGRKGAVTIATNMAGRGTDIILGGNSEYMARLKLREYFMPRIVMPEDEDSFGVQRPAGLPTGHGGGQGFVPGKKVRTWRASPEIFPTQLTKETEKLLKDAVEVAVREYGDRSLPELEAEDKVAIAAEKAPIDDPVIQKLREAYKRIKQEYEQFTTREHDEVVGIGGLHVIGTERHESRRIDNQLRGRAGRQGDPGSTRFFLSLEDNLLRIFGGDRVAGLMEAFNVEEDMPIESGMLTRSLEGAQKKVETYYYDIRKQVFEYDEVMNNQRRAIYAERRRVLEGQDLKEQVIKYAEKTMDDIVDYYINVELPSEEWELEKLVEKVKEFVYLLADLQPNQLEDISVTEIKAFLHEQVRIAYDLKEAQIDQVQPGLMRQAERFFILQRIDTLWREHLQQMDALRESVGLRGYGQKDPLIEYKSEGYELFLDMMVNIRRDVVYSLFMFQPQPQQMMQASSEMV; encoded by the coding sequence ATGTTAAAATTTTTGTTGGGCGACCCCAACGCTCGTAAGCTTAAAAAATACCAGCCTTCTGTTACTGAAATTAACCTTTTAGAGGAAGAAATTAAAGTTCTTTCCGATGATGAGTTAAAAGGTAAAACTGTCGAATTTAAACAACGGCTTGCCAAAGGCGAAATCCTGGATAACCTATTGCCAGAAGCTTACGCCGTTATTCGGGAAGCAGGACGGCGAGTCTTAGGCTTGCGGCACTTTGATGTCCAACTTCTTGGCGGTATCATTTTACATATAGGGCAAATTGCCGAAATGAAAACCGGTGAGGGTAAAACACTTGTAGCAACCTTACCGAGTTATTTAAATGGTCTTACTGGTAAAGGTGTACACGTCGTCACCGTGAACGATTACCTGGCTCGTCGGGATGCTGAATGGATGGGGCAGGTGCATCGGTTTTTGGGGCTGAGTGTGGGGCTAATTCAGTCAAGCATGACTCCCAGTGAACGCCAGAAAAACTACGATTGTGATATTACTTATGTCACCAACAGCGAAGTCGGTTTCGACTACCTGCGGGATAACATGGCGACATCAATGGCAGATGTGGTGCAACGCCCATTTAATTATTGTGTGATTGACGAGGTAGACTCGATTTTAGTTGATGAGGCGCGGACACCTCTGATTATTTCTGGGCAGGTGGAAAGACCTACAGAAAAGTATCTGCAAGCGGCTGAAATCGCATTCACGCTCAAAAAAGACGAGCATTATGATGTGGATGAAAAAGCCCGAAACGTGCTATTGACAGATGAAGGCTTTGCGGAAGCCGAAAATCTTTTGGGAGTCACAGATTTATTTGACCCAGAAGATCCTTGGGCGCACTTCGTTTTTAATGCAATTAAAGCCAAAGAACTTTTCCTCAAGGATGTAAATTACATCGTCCGCAATGGGGAAGTGGTAATTGTGGATGAATTTACCGGTCGGGTGCTACCTGGACGGCGTTGGAGTGATGGACTACACCAAGCAATTGAAGCCAAAGAACACGAAGAGATTCAGCCGGAAACTCAAACTCTAGCGACAATTACTTATCAAAATCTGTTCTTGCTGTATCCAAAATTGGGTGGAATGACGGGAACGGCAAAAACAGAAGAACCAGAATTTGAAAAAATTTACAAACTAGAAGTTGCGGTAATTCCCACGAACCAAACCAGAAGGCGCGAAGACTTATCTGATATGGTCTTTAAGACAGAAGCAGGTAAGTGGGGTGCGATCGCTAAAGAATGTGCCGAAATGCACCAACTCGGCAGACCTGTATTAGTAGGAACCACTAGCGTCGAAAAATCCGAACTTCTTAGCCGACTGCTGAAACAGCTAGAGATTCCCCACGAATTACTTAACGCCCGACCCGAAAACGTCGAGCGAGAGGCGGAAATCGTCGCCCAAGCCGGACGTAAAGGTGCTGTTACCATTGCTACTAACATGGCTGGTAGAGGTACAGATATTATCTTGGGCGGTAACTCCGAATACATGGCACGTCTGAAGTTGCGGGAATACTTCATGCCTCGCATTGTCATGCCAGAAGACGAAGATAGCTTTGGCGTTCAAAGACCAGCCGGATTGCCAACAGGACACGGTGGTGGTCAAGGCTTTGTCCCTGGTAAAAAAGTCAGAACTTGGCGGGCTTCACCAGAAATTTTCCCCACCCAATTGACAAAAGAGACAGAAAAACTACTTAAAGATGCGGTAGAAGTTGCAGTTCGTGAGTATGGCGATCGCAGCCTACCAGAACTAGAAGCAGAAGACAAGGTGGCTATAGCGGCAGAAAAAGCTCCCATTGATGACCCAGTGATTCAAAAATTGCGGGAAGCTTACAAGCGGATTAAGCAGGAATACGAACAATTTACTACCCGCGAACATGATGAGGTAGTCGGAATCGGTGGTTTGCACGTAATTGGTACAGAACGCCACGAATCGCGGCGGATTGACAACCAGTTGCGCGGACGTGCAGGAAGACAAGGCGACCCTGGAAGCACAAGATTCTTCCTCAGCTTAGAGGATAACCTACTGCGGATTTTTGGTGGCGATCGCGTTGCTGGGTTAATGGAAGCCTTCAACGTAGAAGAAGATATGCCCATCGAATCTGGGATGCTTACCCGCAGTTTGGAAGGCGCACAGAAGAAAGTTGAAACCTACTACTACGATATTCGGAAGCAGGTATTTGAGTATGACGAGGTGATGAACAATCAACGTCGTGCTATTTATGCTGAACGCCGCCGGGTGTTAGAAGGTCAAGACTTGAAAGAACAGGTAATCAAGTACGCCGAAAAAACGATGGATGACATCGTTGACTACTACATCAACGTAGAATTGCCCTCGGAAGAGTGGGAGTTAGAAAAATTGGTTGAGAAAGTCAAAGAATTCGTCTATCTGCTAGCGGATTTGCAGCCAAATCAATTAGAAGATATCTCTGTTACTGAAATTAAAGCCTTCCTCCATGAACAGGTGCGAATTGCTTACGACCTCAAAGAAGCGCAAATTGACCAAGTTCAACCCGGACTGATGCGCCAAGCTGAACGCTTCTTTATCTTGCAACGCATTGATACCTTGTGGCGGGAACACCTGCAACAAATGGATGCCTTGCGCGAATCGGTAGGATTGCGCGGTTATGGTCAAAAAGACCCGCTAATTGAGTATAAGAGCGAAGGTTACGAGCTATTCCTGGATATGATGGTCAACATTCGCCGAGATGTGGTGTACTCGTTGTTTATGTTCCAGCCGCAGCCGCAGCAGATGATGCAAGCTTCGTCTGAGATGGTGTAA
- the petB gene encoding cytochrome b6 encodes MANVYDWFEERLEIQALAEDVTSKYVPPHVNIFYCLGGITLVCFLIQFATGFAMTFYYRPTVTEAFSSVQYIMNEVNFGWLIRSIHRWSASMMVLMMILHVFRVYLTGGFKKPRELTWVSGVILAVITVSFGVTGYSLPWDQVGYWAVKIVSGVPEAIPVVGVLISDLLRGGSSVGQATLTRYYSAHTFVLPWLIAVFMLFHFLMIRKQGISGPL; translated from the coding sequence ATGGCCAACGTTTACGACTGGTTTGAGGAACGCCTGGAGATTCAGGCACTCGCTGAAGACGTTACTAGCAAGTACGTCCCTCCCCACGTCAACATCTTCTACTGCCTGGGTGGAATTACCCTGGTTTGCTTTCTCATCCAGTTTGCTACTGGATTTGCCATGACGTTCTACTACAGGCCAACAGTCACTGAAGCTTTTTCCTCAGTGCAGTACATCATGAATGAAGTCAACTTTGGTTGGCTAATTCGCTCCATCCATCGCTGGTCTGCCAGCATGATGGTGTTGATGATGATTTTGCACGTCTTCCGAGTTTATCTCACAGGTGGTTTTAAAAAGCCCCGCGAACTGACCTGGGTCAGCGGTGTGATCCTCGCTGTAATTACAGTTTCCTTTGGAGTCACCGGCTATTCCCTACCTTGGGATCAAGTTGGCTACTGGGCTGTAAAAATCGTTAGCGGCGTACCAGAAGCAATTCCTGTAGTTGGCGTTCTGATCTCCGACCTGCTGCGTGGCGGTTCAAGTGTTGGTCAAGCAACACTAACTCGTTACTACAGCGCGCACACTTTTGTTCTGCCTTGGTTGATTGCAGTCTTCATGCTGTTTCACTTCTTGATGATCCGCAAGCAAGGCATTTCTGGGCCTTTGTAA
- a CDS encoding ATP-binding protein, with the protein MFTIVQQDHLKVKSELTLLNQVQEWFEQFCLQHLSQLGWSKTQLDRLNLALAEGFTNAVRHAHYALPPETTIEINVYLWIDRLEIRIWDYGKPFDPDAIAEPAPGTLQVGGYGWFLLRRLADRVVYERGADGRNCLLIVKYSVEGQK; encoded by the coding sequence ATGTTTACTATAGTGCAGCAAGACCATCTGAAGGTTAAGAGCGAACTCACTCTCCTAAACCAGGTGCAAGAATGGTTCGAGCAATTTTGTCTGCAACATTTGTCTCAACTTGGCTGGTCAAAAACCCAACTCGATCGCCTTAATTTAGCATTAGCAGAAGGCTTTACCAACGCTGTTCGTCACGCCCATTATGCTTTACCCCCAGAAACAACCATTGAGATTAATGTTTATCTATGGATTGACCGACTAGAGATTAGAATTTGGGATTATGGAAAACCTTTCGATCCTGATGCGATCGCAGAGCCAGCCCCAGGTACTCTACAAGTAGGCGGTTATGGCTGGTTTCTTCTCCGGCGGTTGGCTGACCGTGTTGTATACGAACGGGGTGCAGATGGGAGAAATTGCCTCCTCATCGTTAAATACTCTGTAGAAGGACAAAAATAG